In the genome of Bos mutus isolate GX-2022 chromosome 28, NWIPB_WYAK_1.1, whole genome shotgun sequence, the window CCTGGATGAGTGTGCTGTCTGGAGGAACAGGGTAAGAAGGGATGCCTCTGGATCAGCAGCTGCACCAGGCCTGGCCTGTCTCTTCCTGCATGAGTGTGCTGTCTGGAGGAACGGGGTAAGAAGGGATGCCTCTGGATCACTGCTGCACCAGGCCTGGCCTGTCTCTTACTGGCCCAGGGCCCTGTGCGTACAgacactcggtcatgtccgactctttgcgaccccatggactgtagcccaccaggctcccctgtccatgagatttcccaggcaagaatactggagtggggtaccgttTCTTTCTCTggggggggatcttcctgacccagggatcgaacccatgtctcttgcgtctcctgcattggcagattctttaccactagcaaggTCCAGAGCCCCACCAGCCAAAAGATTCACTATctgcacccccgcccccaccccctccaaagCGTGGCTCAGGGACAGAGCACTGCATCACACTGTCCTGACTCTCAGGGACACCAAATGTCAATAAGGCAGTCACTTGCTGTTCTCTGGGCGGATTCTTCTGTGCTGTGCAGCTTCCACTCCGTCGTGTACCCCTACCTCTCACCATGCCAGGCTCTCCACCTCCACCACAGCCAGCCACACACGAGCCTTGAAAAGATGGCTCAGCTGTGGTAAACGGCTAAgtactgtgaattttaaaatctggatttctggtttctcttgaAAATATCAAGATGTGGCGTACCTGGGCCTGATTCTCTGCATGGCAACAACTGAGTCAGGTTATCCTTTCAGACAGGCATGCGCACTTGAGGTTACAGCGCTCTCCTCACCTCACTCGGTTACACTAGCCACCTGACCTCCACAGATTTCTAGGGTTTCTATTCCTTGAGTGTACATGCCATCCAAGagcccttccttcttccctgtaCCTGATGAAAATCCTCCCAGTTTGAATGGCAATCAGATGGTATATTCATTACCTGTTTTttactttcacttaaaaatttttacctTTTCTACCAGTTTTTGGTAGAAATACACATGGCCAGTactcaacattttattttctcagcagAACGACAGCACCTTCCTCCCCTGTCATGGGGCCTAAATACCGTTTGTAGCATGCATCTTTGTTTTGAAGACATACTCCCACTGCTGGTGAAAAGTTCAAACAAATCCCTCCGTCTCCCTTAGGAACTTACTAGATGGTTCTTGTCCTTTATAGCTGCACCTTTCTCTCAAGAGTACTGACTCAGTCAAAATAAAATTGAACTCACCTTTAAATCCGTGGGAGTAATACTTTTGCTGCTGACAATTTTAGATCTAATTCAATAGCTTTTCTGCGTCTGAAGACCTGATAAGTCAATCAGTAAAGTCTAAACATGTCTTTCGTAAAAGATAACTGTGATCACTTGTAAGGCATACTTTATTATGCTTtattgcttcaaaaaaaaaacgAAGGCTTGCGGCAGCCCTGCACCGAGTGCTTCTCAGTGCCCTTTCCCGACAGAAGGCGTTCAGTGTTTCTGGGTCATAGTTCGGCAATCCTCGCAACATTTCAAACTTTTCCATTATATCTGTTACATGACAGATGATGTTTCATGTTACTGCTATGATTCACCAaaagctcagatgatggttagcattttcagcaataaagtatttttaattacagtattccattgttttttagacataatgctattgcagtTAATAGACTACAATATAGTGTAAACACAACTTCACTACACACTGGGAAACCAGATGTCCTGTGGCTCACTTTCCTGCGGTATTTGCTTTACTGTGGTGCTCTAAGGCATGCCTGCACTCACACGACACTGTGAATGTCCTATCGGATCAAACTGCTGTTGACAAGGCCATCTTCCACGACTTGGCGCTCAAATACAAGGCCGTGAGGGAGGCAAAGTTCAAGTCTGAGGCAATCAAAGACAGGCAAAACAAGCAATTCTTCCCGGGCCATCTTAGATGCTGCCTCCTCATCCAAGCAACATCCCAGGGGAAAACAAACAGAAGGCAGTGATATgcaaaatactctttaaaaatttttatggatAACTGTCATTAATACAGCAGGATCAGATATGATCAGATATGATTatgaaagatacaaaaaaaatcagaagaatgttagcatttaatagaaattaaaaccTGAGCTGAAGGCTGATCAAAATGTTTGATACTTGGCACTGTTCTCATGAAAGATAAGAAACTTGTTTGGTCTTATAAATAAGACAGGTAACTCAGAAAAAGTTAAACTTAGATTTCAAAAAAGCTACAATGCAGTAacacttggctttttaaaaacttcactaTGCTACTGGCAAACATTTACGATAATCAGGGTTATATGAAGCTCTTGAAAGGGGAGGCAGGGAAGCATATAAATTGTAGATTTTTAATTTGCAAGTTGagattattttgaagaaataatttgggtttattcattcatttagctcTAAAAGGCTGGCTCAGCTTGTCAGAGCACGAGACAGAGCTGGAAGAAGTCAATGGACGAACATAAAGCCATCCCAACCTCTAAAGACAGGTGACACAGGGTCACACCATCACAAACGATGCATTCGCAGGGACAGGAGACCTGTGACTGACTCACTGCTCTTTGGCTTCCAGAGTATCACTTACTAAGAATTTGATGAAAAACAGGGAAATTCTCCTCTAATTACTAACTATCTATAAACAGGAGAAACGAACAAAAAAAGCTAACACAAAGTGATGTACTTCACTGACTAAAAATCTGTGAATGTGAATTCATTTTAGTATGCTGAATCTTGAGACATACTTACAAACCAATGGTTAATATActacaaaactttaaaaacataaaatctcaTCTACGACAGAACTCTAAAACTGATGgaattaatttctctcttttaattatTCTTTCCAAGGAAAGTCCTGACACTGAGCAGTCACTGGAATTTCTACACTTTTACACGTCatcaaaacatgatttttttttttggtcaaaatgATGCAGGAagcaattttgaatgagatcaaGGAGCTTACGTTCTCTAGAAACACATTTTCTGGTTTTTGTACTGCAGGTTACATAAAAAATAAGGAAGGGTGGACTCATAATTTCTCTGATCCCAATGTCATTAAACTCCCAAtgtcctcatgctgggaaaggatACAGTATTTAAGTAcactattaaatttaaaaaatatctccagTTCTAAAAGAAACACTTTTTATGTTTTGCCCTTTCCTCAGCGGAGCCCAGCCGCTGACCTCCTCCCTTTTCCAGCTTTCCAAGACGACAGCGAGTGTGTTTTTGCCCTAAGGCTTCTGCCTCGGGTTTTCCGGGGCTTCTCCTCTTCGTGCACCTTCGTGTGCTGCCTGAGGTGTGAGCTCTGGCTGAAGCACTTGCCGCATTCACTACACTGGTAGGGCTTCTCCCCAGTGTGGGTTCTCTGATGCTGAATGAGGTGGGAACTCTGGCTGAAGCACCGGCCACACTCATCGCACtgatagggtttctctccagtgtgaatcCTCTGGTGCTGAATGAGGTTCGAGCTCTGTTTAAACCTCTCCCCACACTCATCACATCTATAGGGCTTCTCCCCAGTGTGGACGCGGCGATGCTGAATGAGGTTAGAACTCTGAAAGAAGCTTTTCCCACAGTCCGCACACTTGTGGGACTTCTTTCCAGTATGGATCTtctggtgttggaaaagagtcGAGCTCTGACTGAAGCTCTTTTCACATTCAACACATTTATAAGGCTTTTCATCCAAGCCTCTTCTCAGTCTCCTCAAGCTTGAGTCAAATCGGACAGTCATCCCCCATCTCTGCCGCTGCCGGCCGGTTTTGCGCTGGTTCTCATAGACTTTTCCTTGGCTTGAGCTCCGAGATATACCTCCTTTAGGTTTTCCTAACCGCATGGTGAAGAGCCAAATGTATTCTTAAGACAGTCTATGTCCTTCTTCTGAACGAGTGTTCCACTTCCTAGAGCTACACAGCTCAGAATTTtctgtataaaagaaaaaaaaattatagatgatTTGTTAATCATTCAACTTTAACACCTCTTCAGCCCAtcaaaattcatgtttttaaattatgaatgtattcaatatatatatgaaacaaagaTAATTCTATGGAAAATAATGTGCAAAATAATTCTAATAATtgcagtgaaagtcgctcagtcctgtccgactctttgcgacctcatggactatacagtccacagaattctccaggccaaaatactggagtggatagctgttcccttctccaggggatcttcccaactcagggattgaacccaggtctcccacattgcaggcagattctttaccagctgagccagaagggaagcacAATAATTTCAGAGTCTAAACTTAATAAATACAACCAAATTTACCTTTGGAGTTCTTGTCTGTTGGGACAGGACACAAAAAAGtgataatatataatacaaaattttGTTGGGCAACAACAAATGAGTATGTAATTCTGAAAGATTAAAAAGTAGAGGCAACATAATATTTTACTGGGAATAAAAAATAGCTCCAAAAGACAATCAAAATTTGGGTAACAGATCAtcattatgttttaatatttgctcCCATATTAAGCTGATTGTCATTTATGGGTGGCTAATTAGAGTGCCCAAATTAGAAAGAAATGACGAATCATActactttattaaatatttgtttagccTTATTTGCTTAGCCATTCTACTTTCACAGCTGTGGAGGACAATTTAGTTCTAACTTTGTAGCATAAATTGTTTTGAATGTTAAGAACTATTCTATAAGGAGTGGAAAGTTTCTGTGAatctattcaacaaatactggATGAGGAGAATGTCAACAAAGAAATGTTTCATTATTGTTTCTTCTAGATTCCAATGATCCAAGAAAGGACAATTGTTTGAAAGCTTGATACAAGAGGATTTTTTTCTGGGAGGGAAAAATTTCCAAAGAACTTTATTTGACGGTGTAATGAGACAGAATAAAAGGTGGTGGTAAAACACAAGAAGAAGACAAGAAAGTAAGTTTACACGTAAAAATAgtgaggaattttaaaaatacctaaatgCTGCAAGAAtccaaattttcaaataaattaatttcatttaattacttACAAGGTTATTTAAAATTGTGGCCACAAACAAGCACAAACTCCAAATAGGTGACAAATGCGGGAGAACCTAAGACTGCAAAGGTAATACTATTATTGGAACTAATTTCCACCTCCTGTGTCAGCAAGTAGactttaaaatggcaataatcACCTTGGTCTCTGCATACAAGCTTACAAAGGatataactgaaaacaaaaattatttcacGGTTACTGCTTTTCCTTCATTATATTGTATAACTGAGACTCCAGCCCTGATAGTGCTGAGATTTTAACTGTGTATTTAACAGTTACATCTGCTGTAATTAAGGTAAgtgccagaaagagaaaactgcCCACAACTCAAAATTAGAGAGCACTGCTCATTTCTTAActtggtaaatatttgtggaacatCTATTTCAAGGAGACATCTGTTAGGTACATGATGTTGGTGTTCAAAAATAGCTAAAATGGTAATTatatactgaaagaaaaacccatatttatttttcaatactaTAGAAGGCAGTTCTAGTAAGAAACTCTAATTCAGCTGGAACACTACAGACGAGGAAATCATACAGGTAGCCTGTATGGGTCACTGTGGTATCTATTTCATTCTCAGAGCAGGTTTATGGGATTATCTCCATTCTACTTCCATTTCTAAGGAAAGGGTAGGCATACTTTGGCCAGGTTCCCAGCCCCTAGAAGCCTGACCCCAGAACCTGTACTCGCAGGGGCAGAACTGACTGCAACCCCAACTTGCAATACCAAGTCCAGCGCTCCGACCGATGCTCTGCCAAACTCCATGGCAGTCGCGGGCATTAAGCTAAATTTGAGTGAATGGAACTGTTGGCCACGCGAACCAGCCTGGCTGGAATGTGCTTGCTTTCTCGCCAGTACAAACTGGGACGACAATAAAGCCGCCAGATCATCAGGAGTTAGAAATTTACATGAGTCAACGTCTGTAAATTGCTCAGAACAGCCCTGCGCCACCCAGGCGTTTATTCAATCTGTTTAATCCGCCACGCGCCTGATGGACGGCGAAAGGAATGCGGCTCAGAAGCCTGGGCCGGTCCTCCTCTGGCCTCAATTCGCCGGGACTCCGGTTAAGGCCTCCGCCCTGCCGAGGCCTCCGACTGCCGGGCCCACCCACCCGCTTCGCCCCCGGCCGCGGGGAGCCCTCGGGGCCTCCCGGGAGCGGAGGCCCGAAGCCGCGCCCCCCACGCCGTTCCCGGGCCGGCGCCGCCCAGCCGCGGCCAGCTCGCGCCCCTGCGGGCTCGGCCCACTCACCGCCGCCGCCCTCGCTCGCTTGCCCCGAGCCCTTCGCGCTGCCGGAAGTGCAGGCCGCGCGGTTAGTCTGCGCCACGCGGTCGCTCTAGGATCTTGGCGGAGTGGCCCTCTATGGTCCCGAGCCCACCGGAAAAAACCGCTCTCCGTTCCTTCCTGTCCTTTTGTTTTCGTCTCGTATCCCTCGAAAGGCGTCGTGTGGCCTCCCAGGAGCGCAAGACCTGTGGCTGTCTCCCTTTGTGGTGGAGGAGCCACCAACAGGCCGGGAGCTGCAGCCAGAGTTTCAGGGCTTTTGGACTCAACACCAGGCCGTTCGACCCCGAGACTTCCTTGTACAAATAGTAATTACTGATTATATGGAGGTACTTCTGGAGAGCCTAAACTATTCCTGATACTTTTGAGTCACCTTATTTAATTATTCCAAAAACCCCCTACAAAATGGGAACGATCATactcttcttaaattttttttccttaaatgtttttattggagtatgctgctgctaagtcgcttcagtcatgtccgactctgtgcgaccccgcagactgcagcccaccaggctcccccgtccctgggattctccaggcaagaacactggagtggtgtgccattgccttctccaatgcatgaaagtgaaatcagtcgtgtccggctcttacagacccctggactgcagcct includes:
- the ZNF22 gene encoding zinc finger protein 22, with protein sequence MRLGKPKGGISRSSSQGKVYENQRKTGRQRQRWGMTVRFDSSLRRLRRGLDEKPYKCVECEKSFSQSSTLFQHQKIHTGKKSHKCADCGKSFFQSSNLIQHRRVHTGEKPYRCDECGERFKQSSNLIQHQRIHTGEKPYQCDECGRCFSQSSHLIQHQRTHTGEKPYQCSECGKCFSQSSHLRQHTKVHEEEKPRKTRGRSLRAKTHSLSSWKAGKGRRSAAGLR